Proteins encoded in a region of the Deltaproteobacteria bacterium genome:
- a CDS encoding ABC transporter ATP-binding protein — protein sequence MIAVNQVSRIYRRGADEVHALEGVNLQIPDGTFAALMGPSGSGKSTLLNLIAGLDQPSSGNILVDGQNVSGMSENQLAAWRAAHVGFVFQFYNLLPVLSAAENVEVPLLLTRLSKSDRRKHVETALNIVGLTERKHHRPNQLSGGEQQRVAIARAIVVDPALLVADEPTGDLDAKNAYDILDLLRRLKNEFHKTIVMVTHDPRAQRYVDQTFHLDKGVLVNGEAKNEELRMKN from the coding sequence ATGATCGCGGTCAATCAGGTCTCGCGCATCTATCGTCGTGGCGCCGATGAAGTGCATGCACTCGAAGGAGTCAACTTACAGATTCCAGATGGGACTTTTGCGGCACTGATGGGGCCTTCTGGCTCGGGAAAGTCGACACTGCTGAACCTCATCGCTGGACTGGATCAACCTTCTTCCGGGAACATTCTCGTCGATGGGCAAAACGTCAGTGGGATGAGTGAAAACCAACTCGCGGCGTGGCGCGCAGCGCACGTAGGGTTTGTGTTTCAGTTCTATAACTTGCTTCCCGTCCTCAGTGCTGCCGAGAATGTTGAAGTGCCTTTGCTCCTCACACGCTTGTCGAAATCCGACCGCCGCAAACATGTAGAGACCGCCTTGAATATCGTCGGGCTAACTGAGCGGAAACATCATCGTCCAAACCAGCTATCCGGTGGTGAGCAACAACGCGTGGCGATTGCACGAGCGATTGTCGTCGATCCTGCCCTACTCGTAGCAGATGAGCCAACCGGCGACTTAGATGCAAAAAATGCCTACGACATTCTCGACCTGTTACGCCGCTTGAAGAACGAGTTTCATAAGACCATCGTCATGGTTACGCACGATCCGCGAGCGCAGCGCTATGTGGATCAGACGTTTCACCTGGATAAAGGCGTGTTGGTGAACGGAGAGGCAAAGAATGAAGAATTAAGAATGAAAAATTAA
- a CDS encoding FtsX-like permease family protein produces the protein MSTWTLIRRNLGRNRTRTLLTTLAIAFSIFLVCAVMTLPSVRDSILSGSSHGRRLVVHHKYGIAYENLPVAYAQRVRGIAHVEGVTHLTWFGGIYTEAKDFFPSYAVDTSTFGETLGEYQFNPTELALFQKTRNGALIGIRTMEKFGWKVGDEVTLRNSVWFNISLTFKIVGTIPDVSPMSSTLFLFQREYFEEALRPYENLGATGWISQLVVMVDAPENLSSVSTAIDEQFRNSSHPTLTETQYAFTAAYLSSFDGIIQVIMFVRFLVVAAIILIAANTAAMSVRERISEVAALKTIGFPRRTIFSLLLSEALLIASLGGLLGALPAYLILNAGKSSWSPFLGPLSLFLMPVSVMIQGIFIALFVGILSGVIPSRGAARLNVATALRQIT, from the coding sequence ATGAGCACCTGGACTCTCATTCGACGCAATCTTGGGCGCAATCGCACGCGGACGCTTCTCACGACACTCGCGATTGCGTTTTCTATTTTCCTCGTGTGCGCGGTGATGACGCTTCCGTCAGTGCGGGATTCGATTCTTTCAGGCTCGTCTCATGGCCGACGGCTCGTTGTGCACCACAAGTATGGGATTGCGTACGAGAATCTCCCAGTCGCGTACGCTCAGCGTGTTCGCGGCATTGCCCACGTCGAGGGAGTCACGCATCTGACCTGGTTCGGGGGCATCTACACAGAGGCGAAGGACTTCTTTCCCAGCTATGCTGTAGATACCAGCACCTTCGGTGAGACACTGGGTGAGTACCAATTTAATCCAACAGAACTGGCCCTATTTCAGAAAACTCGCAATGGCGCGCTGATTGGCATTCGCACGATGGAGAAATTCGGCTGGAAAGTTGGCGACGAAGTCACCCTGCGTAATAGCGTCTGGTTTAACATCAGCTTGACCTTCAAAATCGTCGGCACCATTCCTGACGTGAGCCCAATGTCCTCAACTCTCTTCCTGTTCCAACGCGAGTATTTTGAGGAGGCACTGCGTCCTTATGAAAACTTGGGCGCAACTGGTTGGATTAGCCAGTTGGTCGTGATGGTCGACGCGCCGGAGAATCTCTCAAGCGTGAGCACTGCAATTGATGAACAATTTCGCAATTCGTCTCACCCAACGCTGACAGAGACACAGTACGCGTTTACAGCAGCCTACTTGAGCTCATTCGACGGTATTATTCAGGTGATTATGTTCGTCCGCTTCCTCGTAGTCGCCGCGATTATCCTGATTGCTGCGAACACCGCGGCGATGAGCGTACGAGAACGGATCAGCGAAGTGGCAGCGCTGAAGACCATCGGATTTCCTCGGCGCACGATTTTTTCCTTGCTCCTGAGCGAAGCACTCTTAATTGCGAGCTTAGGTGGTCTGTTGGGCGCCTTGCCGGCGTACCTCATCCTCAATGCTGGAAAAAGCTCCTGGTCTCCGTTTCTGGGTCCACTCTCGCTGTTTCTAATGCCGGTGTCGGTCATGATTCAGGGCATATTTATCGCTCTGTTTGTCGGCATCTTGTCGGGAGTGATTCCCTCACGTGGCGCGGCACGGTTGAACGTAGCGACAGCATTACGACAAATCACCTGA
- a CDS encoding ABC transporter permease — protein sequence MSVPLKYNFRNLLVRKMTTLATAGGIALVVLVTILLLSLVSGLRQMLISAGDPNQLIAMRKGATSDVMSFVSREAVQALRYLPGVAQTPTGEPLVSPEFISQPQLPTKKGGKEMVLVRGVTPMGFLVHDNLRIVEGRAPTPAVREAVVGVAASQRYQGLGLGETLSFGDRAWKIVGLFAADGSAFESEVWIDVGDLFKDGNAAGCSGVRLVTASGADQETLVRRIAEDPRISLDAKPEIVYYEEQAEGAKALYALTILLAIIMGTGAIFGAMNTMFAAVAHRTAEIGTLRALGFSRGSILVSFVSESLCLALLGYVIGVILGIGAVELVNRFMQGVAFQLPSFSTAVVTLRVSAVSLLIAFGLAVAMGLIGGFFPARRAAKLQVTEALRRG from the coding sequence ATGAGTGTTCCCCTCAAATACAACTTCCGTAACTTACTCGTGCGCAAGATGACGACGCTAGCGACAGCGGGCGGCATCGCACTAGTTGTGCTCGTCACCATTCTCCTGCTCTCGCTCGTTTCTGGCCTGCGACAAATGTTGATCTCCGCCGGAGACCCAAACCAGTTGATCGCCATGCGCAAAGGCGCCACCAGCGACGTCATGAGCTTTGTTTCACGCGAGGCCGTGCAAGCCTTGCGCTATCTTCCCGGTGTCGCCCAGACCCCAACGGGAGAACCGTTAGTGTCCCCCGAGTTCATTTCTCAACCACAATTACCCACCAAAAAGGGCGGAAAAGAAATGGTCCTCGTCCGGGGCGTGACCCCGATGGGTTTCCTGGTGCATGATAATTTGCGCATCGTTGAGGGCCGGGCACCAACTCCAGCAGTGCGCGAGGCGGTCGTAGGCGTAGCGGCTTCGCAGCGTTATCAAGGTCTTGGCCTTGGCGAAACCCTCAGTTTCGGGGATCGGGCATGGAAAATTGTCGGGCTCTTTGCCGCTGACGGTTCAGCCTTCGAGTCAGAGGTGTGGATCGATGTTGGTGATTTATTCAAGGACGGGAATGCCGCTGGTTGCTCAGGAGTGCGATTAGTCACAGCTTCCGGAGCAGACCAGGAAACGCTGGTCCGCCGCATCGCCGAGGACCCGCGTATTTCGCTCGATGCCAAGCCGGAAATCGTCTACTACGAAGAACAAGCCGAAGGAGCCAAAGCGTTGTATGCACTAACGATCCTGCTGGCGATCATTATGGGAACCGGCGCAATCTTCGGTGCGATGAATACGATGTTCGCTGCAGTCGCTCATCGTACGGCGGAAATTGGTACCCTACGTGCGCTCGGGTTCAGTCGTGGTTCTATTCTGGTTTCTTTCGTCAGTGAATCGTTATGCCTGGCGTTGCTCGGTTATGTCATTGGCGTAATTCTGGGAATAGGAGCCGTCGAGTTGGTGAATCGATTCATGCAGGGCGTCGCATTTCAACTGCCGTCGTTCTCCACTGCGGTGGTAACCCTACGTGTCTCTGCCGTGTCATTACTCATCGCCTTCGGTCTCGCAGTAGCAATGGGCCTCATCGGCGGCTTCTTCCCCGCGCGCCGAGCAGCGAAACTACAAGTGACCGAAGCACTGCGACGAGGGTAA
- a CDS encoding efflux RND transporter periplasmic adaptor subunit, producing MEPPRTETDLHSLRIDPSARQTRSRAWVWWLVFVPLLAGTIGGAAVWLYRMTLGQPPAVQVVYAQLIGATTPVSGPVLSGAGYIVTGDRYISIGVRVPGRIDAYEVQEGDVVRKGQVLVRLDHRDYQAALRRATANLELAQANLTLKHKQAQRMKDLHERGLIATQQLDVAENERAVAHATVRQNEAEVTSARVNLDYTKLIAPMNGVVLAKLKEVGEIAVPGGFAGAGDLIRIANLNDLRGEVDINEVDFRHVRMGQKTDIIPDAYPDRKYPAQVVKIYPQANRQKGTLKVEVKLTKADEYLRPDMSIRINFLAEPMKNNGSAPRVVIPKNAIRGSGEQTFVWLVRNQQIVKVSVRVGEAFGDTLQIQNGLDGGEALVLSGPGDLRDGMPVKVTEKPL from the coding sequence ATGGAACCTCCTCGCACTGAGACAGACCTGCACAGCCTGCGCATCGACCCGTCAGCGCGACAGACTCGTTCGCGCGCGTGGGTGTGGTGGCTCGTGTTTGTTCCCCTCCTTGCTGGAACAATCGGCGGTGCCGCAGTGTGGTTGTATCGCATGACGCTCGGGCAGCCACCAGCAGTGCAAGTTGTCTACGCCCAACTTATTGGCGCTACGACTCCGGTCTCTGGTCCGGTGCTCTCGGGGGCTGGATATATTGTGACGGGTGATCGCTATATCTCAATCGGCGTACGTGTTCCGGGTCGCATCGACGCGTATGAAGTGCAGGAAGGCGATGTCGTACGCAAAGGACAAGTTCTCGTCCGTCTTGATCATCGCGACTACCAAGCGGCGTTACGGAGAGCAACGGCAAATTTAGAGTTAGCTCAGGCGAATCTCACGCTCAAACACAAGCAGGCGCAACGGATGAAAGACCTGCACGAGCGTGGCCTCATCGCCACGCAACAATTGGATGTCGCAGAGAACGAACGTGCGGTAGCACACGCGACCGTTCGCCAAAATGAGGCTGAGGTCACATCAGCACGGGTGAACCTCGACTACACGAAGCTGATTGCTCCGATGAATGGGGTCGTGCTCGCGAAGCTCAAGGAGGTCGGAGAAATCGCCGTTCCAGGAGGGTTTGCCGGAGCGGGAGATCTCATCCGTATCGCCAACCTGAATGACTTACGCGGCGAAGTAGATATTAACGAGGTCGATTTCCGCCACGTGCGCATGGGGCAAAAGACTGACATTATACCTGATGCCTATCCTGACCGAAAATATCCTGCACAGGTTGTGAAAATCTATCCACAAGCGAATCGTCAAAAAGGCACGCTCAAGGTCGAAGTGAAGCTGACGAAAGCGGACGAGTATCTGCGTCCCGACATGTCAATTCGCATCAACTTTCTCGCCGAACCGATGAAGAATAATGGGAGTGCACCGCGAGTCGTGATTCCCAAGAACGCGATCCGTGGTAGTGGCGAGCAAACCTTCGTCTGGCTGGTCCGCAACCAACAGATAGTGAAAGTGTCTGTACGTGTCGGAGAAGCTTTTGGGGATACGCTGCAGATTCAAAACGGTCTCGATGGTGGAGAAGCACTAGTGCTCTCAGGTCCGGGTGACTTGCGTGACGGCATGCCTGTGAAAGTGACAGAAAAGCCGTTATAA
- a CDS encoding ferredoxin, with protein sequence MRRLRIVVDHNKCVGSTMCINIARATFALDGEGKSSVVNSQGDTEEKILEAAESCPVSAIMIEDAETGESLFP encoded by the coding sequence ATGCGCCGTCTGCGTATTGTAGTGGATCACAACAAGTGTGTGGGCTCGACCATGTGCATCAACATCGCACGGGCAACGTTTGCTCTTGACGGTGAGGGGAAATCCTCGGTGGTCAATTCACAAGGTGACACAGAGGAAAAGATTCTCGAAGCGGCAGAGAGTTGTCCGGTCAGCGCGATTATGATTGAAGATGCCGAGACTGGTGAGTCACTGTTTCCGTAG
- a CDS encoding cytochrome P450, whose protein sequence is MPIHDNLSAPDVIADPYPYFHQLRAEDPVHWNPQWGGWILTRYDDVQASFQDRRLSADRMSPFMAGLKKAEAQELQPSYQIFSKWMVFTDPPQHTRLRMLVNKAFTPRRVEGLRPRIQAVVDELLDRVIPAGQMELIHDFAYLLPVTVIAELLGVPARDHENIKKWSDEITLFIFGAIGVPDRRQRAQLAMVEMAKYLKAVIAERRQQPQDDLISALIAAQEQDDALTDDEIVSTCSLVLFGGHETTTNLISSSVHALLKNPAQKQKLTENPDLISTAVEEFLRYDGPSKSMVRLALEDFELRGKQIKKGQRLLLFQSAANHDPERFPDPDSLDVARQPNPHVAFGYGIHFCLGAPLARIETAITVNTILRRLPKLRLATDTLEWHPTIVSRALKTLPVAFS, encoded by the coding sequence ATGCCAATTCATGACAACCTGTCAGCTCCTGACGTGATTGCCGACCCATATCCGTACTTTCATCAACTCCGTGCTGAAGATCCCGTCCATTGGAACCCGCAGTGGGGAGGGTGGATTCTCACGCGCTATGATGATGTCCAAGCCTCTTTCCAAGATCGCCGTCTATCTGCTGATCGCATGTCGCCGTTTATGGCTGGCTTAAAGAAGGCGGAGGCGCAGGAACTGCAACCGAGCTATCAAATCTTTTCCAAGTGGATGGTGTTTACTGATCCCCCCCAACATACGCGCCTGCGGATGTTGGTGAACAAGGCGTTCACCCCACGTCGTGTGGAAGGGTTGCGTCCGCGGATTCAGGCAGTTGTTGATGAGCTGTTGGATCGCGTCATCCCTGCTGGCCAAATGGAATTGATCCATGACTTTGCGTATCTGTTACCGGTGACGGTGATTGCTGAGTTGCTTGGAGTTCCGGCCAGAGACCACGAAAATATTAAGAAATGGTCGGATGAGATTACCCTTTTCATTTTTGGCGCGATTGGCGTACCGGATCGTCGTCAACGAGCCCAGCTCGCGATGGTGGAAATGGCGAAGTACCTCAAGGCGGTGATCGCTGAACGTCGACAGCAACCACAAGATGATCTGATTAGCGCCTTGATTGCGGCGCAGGAGCAAGATGATGCACTGACCGATGATGAAATCGTGAGTACCTGTTCCCTCGTCTTGTTTGGTGGGCATGAGACCACGACCAATTTGATTTCTAGTAGTGTGCATGCGTTATTGAAGAACCCCGCACAAAAGCAAAAGCTGACCGAGAATCCAGATCTCATCTCCACGGCAGTGGAAGAGTTTCTCCGCTACGATGGTCCGTCAAAATCGATGGTCCGGCTTGCGCTCGAAGACTTTGAGCTACGCGGCAAACAGATCAAGAAAGGCCAGCGATTACTGCTGTTCCAGTCGGCGGCCAACCATGACCCTGAGCGGTTTCCTGATCCTGATAGTTTAGATGTTGCTCGTCAGCCCAATCCGCATGTTGCCTTCGGCTATGGCATTCACTTCTGTTTAGGTGCCCCGCTCGCGCGTATTGAAACCGCTATCACCGTCAATACGATTCTCCGGCGGTTACCAAAACTACGACTCGCCACCGACACGCTTGAATGGCACCCGACGATCGTCAGTCGCGCGCTAAAAACGCTACCGGTCGCGTTTTCCTGA
- a CDS encoding tetratricopeptide repeat protein has protein sequence MKSRKNVGIWRVLVATILMNFVASAGVLIEEWDRMAFAQVISDEAQKKIQARAAMVTAEELYGHKEYDKAIEQWREAIRLDPSLARAHLDLGMALRGRGKVAEAVPLLREAVRLDPKNGSAHADLGDALQEQGDLDGALAAYHAALALVPRSAPLRNNLGYVLVRKGDVDGAIAEWREAARLDPKYPPAHVNLAEALETKGDIQGAIVSYERFLDVVPLGANVDEVRERLTNLKAGTKSQPAPEKR, from the coding sequence ATGAAAAGTCGTAAGAACGTAGGGATATGGAGAGTCCTGGTTGCTACCATCCTCATGAATTTTGTGGCTTCAGCAGGCGTTCTTATTGAGGAATGGGATAGGATGGCTTTCGCGCAAGTGATCTCTGATGAAGCCCAGAAAAAGATTCAAGCGCGCGCCGCGATGGTGACAGCAGAGGAACTTTATGGTCACAAAGAGTATGACAAAGCGATCGAGCAATGGCGCGAGGCGATCCGGCTTGATCCGAGCCTTGCGCGTGCGCATCTCGACTTAGGGATGGCCTTACGTGGCAGAGGAAAAGTTGCTGAAGCGGTTCCTCTGCTGCGGGAAGCCGTCCGTCTCGACCCGAAGAATGGCAGTGCACATGCTGATCTCGGTGATGCCTTACAAGAGCAAGGAGATCTTGATGGCGCATTGGCTGCTTACCATGCTGCGCTTGCCTTAGTGCCGCGGTCCGCGCCGTTGCGCAATAATCTTGGGTACGTGTTAGTGCGCAAAGGGGACGTGGACGGCGCGATTGCCGAGTGGCGTGAGGCTGCCCGTCTCGATCCCAAATATCCACCGGCCCATGTGAACCTGGCTGAGGCGCTCGAAACGAAAGGTGATATTCAGGGTGCCATTGTCTCCTATGAGCGGTTTCTCGATGTTGTCCCGCTGGGGGCGAATGTTGACGAAGTACGCGAACGTCTGACCAACCTCAAAGCTGGAACCAAGTCACAACCTGCACCGGAAAAGCGGTAG